ACCGAGCAAAGTCTCAGCTCGCTTCCAAGGCGGGAGTTCCCGTAAAAGAAGTGACTCATCTCGGAATTTGGGGAAACCATTCTTCCACTCAGTATCCTGATTTTTACAATGCAAAGATTTCCGGGAAACCGGCGACCGATGTGATCTCCGATCACGAATGGCTCAAGGGAGATTTTATCAAGAATGTTCAGCAAAGAGGAGCGGAGATCATCAAAGCAAGAGGAGCATCCTCTGCGGCGAGCGCTGCGAATGGAGTCGTAGACACGGTTCGCGGAATCATCACTCCAACTGCGGCAGGAGACGCTTTCTCTGCAGCGATCGTTTCCGACGGTTCTTACGGCGCTGAAAAAGGACTGATCTTCGGATTTCCTTTGAAGTCCGACGGAAAGAAAGTGGAGATCATCCAAGGTCTTCCTTTGAACGACTTTGCAAAAGAGAAGTTCAAAATCACTCACGACGAGTTGATTTCCGAAAGAAACGAAGTGAAGGAAATGCTCTAAACTTCTTCGAGAGGCTTTTTGATTCTGAACCTGTCCACGTTCCTTCGAAAAGTCTCTCCGGTTTTGGAATCCCTGAAAAGGGATTTCCTCTTTCGAACCCTGGAAGTTCCTTCCGGGGTCGATTTATCTTCCAACGATTACCTTGCACTTAGCAAACATCCGAAACTGATTCAAAGCATCAAAGAAGGTTTGGACTTATACGGAGCCGGATCGGGGGCTTCCCGTTTGGTCAGCGGACATAGGGATTCGTTCGAATTGGCAGAACGGGCTTGTTCGGATTGGATCGGAACCGAAACCTCTCTTTGGGTCGCCAATGGATACGCGGCCAATCTGGGACTTCTTTCCTGTATCGCAAACGCAAAGGCGGAGATTTTTACGGACCGTCTCAATCACGCTTCGATCTTGGACGGAGTCCGTTTGTCCGGTGCGGAAAAAACGTATTATAAACATCTAAATCTCAATCATCTCGAAGAACTTCTCCGGAAATCCAAACGAAAAGAGAAGATCATCGTAAGCGAAACCGTTTTCAGTATGGACGGAGATCTGGCTCCGATCGAAGATCTCGTATATTTAAAGAATCGATACGAAGCCACCTTGGTTTTGGACGACGCACACGGAATCGGCGTGTTCGGACAAAAAGGAGAAGGGCGGGCCGCTCAAATATTAGGAAAAGATAAAATTCGAGAAGTCGATTTTATCACGTATACGGCCGGAAAATCCTTAGGACTCGAAGGCGCCTGGATCGGAACCTCCCAAATCGGAAAAGATTTCCTGATCAACAAGATGCGCACGTTCATCTATTCTACGGCGCCTATGCCCGCGATCGCGCACGCGGTTCCCACTTCCGTTGCTCTCGTACAATCGATGGAAACGGAACGAAAGAACCTTTTGGAAAAGGCCGCACGATTGAGAGAACTTCTGAATGGGAAACAGTATCCGAAGACTTCTTCCCAATCGCAGATCGTTCCGGTTCTTTTTCCTTCGGAAGAATCCGTTTTGAATGCGGCGGAAGGTTGTAGAAAGAACGGGCTTCACGTAAAAGCGATTCGACCGCCTACGGTGGATGTGCCTCGTCTTCGAATCAGCATTCATTCGGATACGACCGATGCTGCATTAGAGAAATTGATTTCTCTTTTGCCGGAGTTTTGATGGCGATTTTTATCGGAGCAACGGGAACCGATGTGGGGAAAACCTTGCTCAGTTCCCTCATTCTCGGGAAATACGGTAAGTCCTTGGGACTCAAGTATTTAAAACCCGTTCAAACCGGAGACGACAGCGACCGTGTCACCGTAATGAATCTGAGCGGGCTTCATGAAAGTTTCTTTTTAAAGAATTATTATTCCTTTGCGTTTGCGGGCTCGCCTCATTACGCATCCGAATTGGAAGGAATCGAAATCGATACGGACGAACTTTCCAGACATCTCTACAGCGTTCGGGACCAAAGAATCGTGGTCGAGGCCGCGGGCGGTCTGTTAGTTCCCCTGACTCGGAAAATTCTTACCATAGAACTCATCCGGCAATCCGAAATCCCGTTGATCTTGGCGGCGCCCGTTTCTTTGGGAACGATCAATCATACGCTTCTTAGCGTGGAAGCGATTCAGAGTCGAAAGATCGATTTGAAGGGAATTTACTTTCTCGGAGTTCCGGACAAAACCACCGAAGACAATATCCGAACGATTACGGAATGGAGCGGCGTTCCGTCCCTCGGAACCTTCTTTTTGAAATCGAAAGAACGCATCAGCAGAGAACGGTTTCAAAAGGAATGTTTGACCGCGTTCGATCCCGATGAACTGATTAAAAAAGTAATCGTATGATCTGGTATCCTTTTACGCTTCAGTTCGAACCCGATTCTCCCGTAAAGATCGTAAGGGCGAAGGAAGAATTTCTGTATGACGAGAAGGGGAATTCTTACATTGACGCGATCTCTTCTTGGTGGGTGAGCATCCACGGACACAATCATCCGAAGATTCTGCAGGCGCTCAAAGATCAGATGGATCAACTCGATCACGTCCTGCTTGCCGGTTTTACGCACGATCCGGCGGAGAATCTCGCGGCCGAACTTTTACGAATTACGGAAGGGCTTTTTCAACGAGTGTTGTATTCGGACAACGGTTCGACCGCGGTGGAGATCATGATCAAACTCGCGTATCAGTATTTTCAGAACATTGGAGAAACGCAGAGAAAGACATTCATAAAGTTTGATACTTCATATCACGGAGATACGATCGGAACGATGAGCGTGGGCGGTGATTCCGTATTCAATCGGGTCTTTGCCGGACTTTTGTTTCCCACAAAAGAGTTTCCGACTCCGAATTGTAGCTTTTGTCCGGTCGGTAAAAAACCCGATTCCTGCGCGGCGGAATGCGTGAACGCGGTCGAATCGTATTTGGAAGAAAACCCGAATTCGATCGCAGGAATCGTACTCGAACCATTGATCTTCGGTTCCGGCGGAATGATCTTTTACAAGGAAGAAGTTCTCCAAAAACTCGAACGCGTCGCGAAACGATTCGGAGCCTTGATGTTGGTCGACGAAGTATTTACCGGTTTTGGAAGAACCGGTGCGCTTTTCGCATACCAAAAAGCGAAGATCCAACCCGATTTGGTGGCGATCGCAAAGGGTCTCAGCGCGGGAACGGCCGCAGTCGCCGTCACGCTGACGACCGAAAAAATTCATTCCGCATTCGTGACTCCCGATCCTGCAAAGGGATTTTATCACGGACATACGATGACCGGAAATCCGATCGCTTGCGCTGCGGCCCTGGCCTCGGTAACACTCTTTCAAGAGGAGAATCGACTCGATCAGGTTCGAAATCTCGAAGCCAAAATGAAGAAGGGACTGAAAAAAATCGCGGAGGAATTTCCGAACGCGATTCGGGATTGTCGCGTGTTGGGTGCGGTCGGAGTTCTGGAACTCGAGGTCGGAAACGAGAGCGGTTATACGTATTCGGGAAACAAAATTCTCAAGAAAAAGTTTTTGGAGAAGGGCGTCGTGCTTCGCCCCTTAGGGAACGTGATCTATCTTACGCCTCCGTATATCATTTCGGATTCTTCCCTGGAAAAAGTATTTGCGGCGATTCGGGAAACACTCTCCGAAATTTCTCTCGGGAAATAGACTTTTCAAGAAAGCTCCTTCCCTCGAACCTGTCTGAAGAATGTCCGCAACACTCAAAACAGCAGAAAAAATATTCTCCGAAGTTCCGAGCGTCATTACAAAGGAAGAAGGTTTCGAAATTCTAAACGGTTCCGTTCCCTTGACGTCCGTTTTAGACAGAGCGTTTCAGGAAAGAAACCGCTATTTCGGAAACAAAGTTAGAATTCATATCTTAGATAATATTAAAAACGGTTATTGCCCCGAAGACTGCGGCTACTGCGCGCAAAGAAAGAATGCAAACTCAGGAGTTCAGGAATATCCGATGAAGTCCGAGGAAGAAATCTACGAGGACGCGGTCAAAGCCAAAGAAAACGGAGCGTATCGTTTCTGTATGGTGACTTCCGGAACCGGACCGAATCGCCCGACCACCGAAAGACTTGCGAATACGATCCGCAAAATCACCGACGAACTCGGGATGAAGGTTTGCCTTTCCGCGGGACTTCTGGACGAGGACAAAGCCCAGCTTCTGAAAGCGGCGGGACTCGATCGCTACAATCACAATCTGAACACTTCCGAAAATCATTATCCCGAAATTTGCGATACGCATACATACGCGCAGAGAGCGGAAACCTTAGGTTCCGTTTCCAAAGCCGGAATCGGAATGTGCAGCGGGGTCATCGTAGGAATGGGAGAAACTCTCCGTGACATCGTGGACGTTGCGTTTGAACTCAAGTCCTTCCGAGTGATTTCGATTCCCGTGAATTTCTTCATTCCCGTCAAAGGACACGCGATCAAAAATCCGAGCGTTTTGACTCCGGAACTCTGCGTGAGAATTCTTTCGGTATTCCGATTGGTGAATCCGGACTCCGAGATCCGAATCGCTGCGGGGAGAGAAGGCCACTTGAGAAGTCTTTCTGCGACCGCTCTTTTTGCCGCAAACTCTTTGTTCTCCGCGGGTTATCTGAACGTGAAGGGCTCCGAAATGACGGAAACGATCTCCATGATTCGAGACGCGGGTTTTGTACCGGAACTTGCAGACGGAGGAATTTTGCCGGAGGACTCGGAAACCGAATCTCTCTATGCTGAGAAAAATTTCCCGGATCTGTACAAATTCAAAAAAGATTGAGGGTTTTTAACCGTCAAAAAAACGGGATTTTGGTATTTTTTAAGCTTTCCCAGCAACTTTTTTTCAGTAAATTGAGTCTGAAGACAATGTAGATTGTTACACGGCGTTTCCCGATTCACTCGGTTTTTCGAGGAATTTTAAAGAGGCAAACGGCGTTTAGAACACTGCTTAGGCGAAAAAGGAAAATTCGGTTTTGAAAACAAGACACACGTTATGTGCATCGAAGTTGAAAGCTCCGAAGAAAAAATTTGAAAAATTATATGGAAATGTCGGAGCTAAGAAGTATTCTTTTTTAAAGTGAAAAAGAGTAGTTCGTTTTTTTTAGAATCGGTTGAAAGCCTGGGTTAATCTAAAAATCTGACATTACTGGAGTTTAATGGATGAAATATAAAATAGAAATCAATAAGCTGAAGAACGGTTATATCGAAGCGAAGCTCATTGATACCGCCTCCAACAACCCGATCGAGTTCCGGATCTGCGATTCGGAGGATTATCTGCAAGCGCAGATCGCCGATTGGCACAAACGTTTTCACATGAAAGAACCGCAGGAGCAGTAATAGATCCTTGGTAAGGTACTTCTCCGCTCTTTCCTTGCTTCTTTTCTTTTCTTCCTGTTCCATTCTGATCAAAAAATCATACACAGATTATTCCAGCTCTAACTTTGAATGTTGGGCTGGAGTCGGTTATCGATCCTCCGAAAAATTCGCTCAATACAGATCTCTTTGGTCCACGATGCGGAACATTTACCGCGAGGATAACCAAAGAATCAAAACCGCAAACGTAGTCTTTGTGGGCAACTCTCTGATTCAACTTTTTCCCAATGAAATTTTAACCCGAGAATTTCCAGGCGCAGTCAACCGCGGAATCGGCGGAGACATGACCGAACTTCTTCTGGAAAGATTGGATGAAGACGTGATCGTTTTAAATCCGAAGGCGATCGTACTCGAGATCGGAGGAAACGATCTCATTCAGGGAAAATGTTTGGATGGGATCGAATCCAATTTGGTAAGAATTCTAGATCATCTTACAAAGGCTCTTCCGAATACGAAAATCGTCGTTTTGGGAATTCCACCCGTTCGCACACAAAGTTTAAATAGCGTTTCTCCCGTAATCAATTTGTCCTGGGTGTCCATCATTCAGTCTTATAAAAACGTAGTTTTTTTGGACACTTGGCAATGGCTTCGGGAAAAGGACCGACCGGCGCTGCGTCAGGAATTTTGGCTGGAACAAGACAAGATTCATTTGAACGAAAACGCGTATAAAATCTGGGTTCAAAAATTAAAGCCGATCCTTCAGCCGTATCTTTAATCGTTTCTAAAATCACTCAAAAACAGGTTCTCCAGTGCTTCTGATTCTGACTCAAAATCCGTACGAAATCCGAAAAGAACTCCTGTTGGGAATCGGGGGATTCGCGTCCCTCAAACCGGAGGAAACCTTTTCGCTTTCTTCGGCTCCCATCCGTGCGCAAGGCGAGTGGAGCTGCATCGAATGGAACGTCGGAAGAAAGCTGGAAGCGTCCGAGTTGATCGCCTTACGGGCGCTATTCTCAAAGAAGAATTCCGATCTTCTTCAGATCGATTCTCTCTTGAATCCGAAAGAGAAAAGTTTTTTTGCGTTCGATATGGATTCCACTTTGATCCGTCAGGAAGTGATCGACGAACTCGCAAGACTTGCGGGTGTTTACGAGGAAGTGGCTTCGGTAACCAGGGAAGCGATGGAAGGAAACCTGGACTTTCACGAAGCGCTTCAAAAAAGATGCGCGCATCTGAAAGGTTTGTCCTCTTCGATTTTTAGCGATCTTTATAACCGACTCGAGCCGAACGTAGGCGTTGAAACTCTTCTCCGAGGTCTCAAAGAGAAAAAGAGCAGAACCGCGGTTTTCTCCGGAGGGTTTACCGACATTCTCGAACTCTTTCAAAAGGACTTCGGAATCGACGAGATTTACGCGAACGTTCTCGCACGGGAAGACGGACATCTGACCGGAACGGTGACGGGCGACATCGTGGATAAAAACAAAAAGCTCGAATATCTAAAAACGATTCGCGACCGGGAAGGGATTGCACACAAACAAGTCGTCGCCGTCGGAGACGGAGCCAACGACGCGCTGATGTTGAACGAGGCGGGGATCGGAATCGGCTTTCACGCGAAGGACGGTTTGAAAAAGCTCATCGTCAATTGGGTGGATTTTGCGCCGATGGACGTTCTGTTACTTTTGTTTTCGTAACTTCTTTTGAAAGTCTTCCAAAGTCTTTAAGGCTTCGATCGGGGTCATCTCTTCCAATTTCAATTTTAGAATCGACGTTTCGGTTTCCGAGGGAGCGCTCTTTGGCTCCGGTTCCGCAAAGAGAGAAGGTTGCGCTTCTTGAATTTTGATCTCTTTCTTTTTGGATTCCAAATCCGTCAAAAGTTCGGCGGCGCGTTTTACGATCGGTTCGGGAACTCCCGCGATTTTTGCGACGTAGATCCCGAAGGATTTTTTCGCCTTACCGATCTTCACCTTTCTTAGAAAAAGAACCTTGTCATCCTTCTCAAGGGTTTCGAGATACAGATTGAAAATTCCGCCCAGACGAGAGAGTTCCGTGAGTTCGTGATAGTGCGTGGCAAAGATGGTCTTCGGCCGCACGGGCAAAGAGGAAAGATATTCCAAGATGGACCAGGCGATGCTCATTCCGTCGTAGGTCGATGTTCCGCGTCCTACCTCGTCGAACAGAATCAAAGAATCTTCCGTGTAGTGATTGAGGATGTTCGCGGTCTCCTTCATCTCGACGAAGAATGTGGATTCTCCCGCGGTGAGGTTGTCTCCCGCTCCGATTCGAGTGAACAGCTTATCCACGATCGGAAGTCTCGCGGACTTAGCCGGAACAAAGGCTCCCATCTGAAACAGAATTTGATTTAAGGCGATCTGACGCATAAACGTGGATTTACCGGCCATGTTCGGCCCCGTGAGAACCGCGATCGCCTTGTCTTGCGTGTCGAGATACACAGAGTTCGGTATGAATTCCTGTCCGGGAGGAAGAGTCGCTTCCACAACGGGATGTCTGGAATCTCCGAGATCGAGGGAACGGTCGTCGGAAAGCTGAGGACGAATCCATCCGAACTTGTCTTTTGCCGTCAAAGCCGATATCTGAAAATCCAGATCTCCGATCTCTTCCGAAAAGGAAAGAAGAGCGGAAGAATACTGCAAAACCTCTTCCACCATTCGGTTGAATTCGGTTCGTTCGATTTCTTGGATGATTTCGTCCGCTTCGAGGATCGTCCGTTCGATTTCTTCGAGCTTTGGCGTGGTAAAACGTTCGCTGCCCACGAGAGTTTGTTTTTTGAGATAATCTTTCGGAGCTTGTTCCGCTTGCACGCGGGAGATTTCTATAAAATACCCGACGATCTTATTATAACGAATCTTTAATGTGTTTAAGCCGGTTCTTTTTTTCTCTTCGGCTTCCAAATCGAGAATCCAGTCCTTTCCCTTGACCCCGGCTTCTCTTGCCTTGTCCAGTTTTGCGGAGAATCCGGTTTTCAAGAAAGGACCGTTTCCGAGAATCACGGGCAGGTCGTCGCCCGGATGAAGCCGTTCGGCAATGAAATCGGAAAGGGTTTGGAGTTCTTTCGAAGGAATGAGGAATGGATAGGAAAGGGTTTCCAATTCCGCTTTCAATTTCATTCCCGTCGCGATCGAGTTTAGAATCGAACGAAAATCCCGAGGATACGCGTGGTTTCCCCGAAAACGCGTGAGAATTCTTTCCAAATCACCTACGTCCCGCAAGGCGCTTACGAACGGCGCGAGAATCGTTTTTAATAAAATATCCTGTTTTTCCCAACGGGAATACAGAACGGCCGCGTCGCATTCGGGAAACAGAATTCTCTGTTTGAGGAGACGTTTTCCTTTTGGAGTATTGCAAAAATTGAATATGGAATAAAGGGTGTGATTCTTTTCCTTTTCGTTTTCCACAAGTTCGAGATTAAGAATCGTTTCC
The window above is part of the Leptospira yasudae genome. Proteins encoded here:
- a CDS encoding malate dehydrogenase; translated protein: MSKTVKVAVTGAAGQIGYSLLFRIASGQMFGADTAVEIQMLELEAALPAAKGVIMELEDCAFPLLQKVTVSSDLDTAFKDINWALLVGSVPRKAGMERGDLLKINGGIFVNQGKAIEKNAASDVRVLVVGNPCNTNCLIAMNNAKGVPQDRWFAMTKLDENRAKSQLASKAGVPVKEVTHLGIWGNHSSTQYPDFYNAKISGKPATDVISDHEWLKGDFIKNVQQRGAEIIKARGASSAASAANGVVDTVRGIITPTAAGDAFSAAIVSDGSYGAEKGLIFGFPLKSDGKKVEIIQGLPLNDFAKEKFKITHDELISERNEVKEML
- a CDS encoding aminotransferase class I/II-fold pyridoxal phosphate-dependent enzyme — its product is MILNLSTFLRKVSPVLESLKRDFLFRTLEVPSGVDLSSNDYLALSKHPKLIQSIKEGLDLYGAGSGASRLVSGHRDSFELAERACSDWIGTETSLWVANGYAANLGLLSCIANAKAEIFTDRLNHASILDGVRLSGAEKTYYKHLNLNHLEELLRKSKRKEKIIVSETVFSMDGDLAPIEDLVYLKNRYEATLVLDDAHGIGVFGQKGEGRAAQILGKDKIREVDFITYTAGKSLGLEGAWIGTSQIGKDFLINKMRTFIYSTAPMPAIAHAVPTSVALVQSMETERKNLLEKAARLRELLNGKQYPKTSSQSQIVPVLFPSEESVLNAAEGCRKNGLHVKAIRPPTVDVPRLRISIHSDTTDAALEKLISLLPEF
- the bioD gene encoding dethiobiotin synthase is translated as MAIFIGATGTDVGKTLLSSLILGKYGKSLGLKYLKPVQTGDDSDRVTVMNLSGLHESFFLKNYYSFAFAGSPHYASELEGIEIDTDELSRHLYSVRDQRIVVEAAGGLLVPLTRKILTIELIRQSEIPLILAAPVSLGTINHTLLSVEAIQSRKIDLKGIYFLGVPDKTTEDNIRTITEWSGVPSLGTFFLKSKERISRERFQKECLTAFDPDELIKKVIV
- the bioA gene encoding adenosylmethionine--8-amino-7-oxononanoate transaminase; translation: MIWYPFTLQFEPDSPVKIVRAKEEFLYDEKGNSYIDAISSWWVSIHGHNHPKILQALKDQMDQLDHVLLAGFTHDPAENLAAELLRITEGLFQRVLYSDNGSTAVEIMIKLAYQYFQNIGETQRKTFIKFDTSYHGDTIGTMSVGGDSVFNRVFAGLLFPTKEFPTPNCSFCPVGKKPDSCAAECVNAVESYLEENPNSIAGIVLEPLIFGSGGMIFYKEEVLQKLERVAKRFGALMLVDEVFTGFGRTGALFAYQKAKIQPDLVAIAKGLSAGTAAVAVTLTTEKIHSAFVTPDPAKGFYHGHTMTGNPIACAAALASVTLFQEENRLDQVRNLEAKMKKGLKKIAEEFPNAIRDCRVLGAVGVLELEVGNESGYTYSGNKILKKKFLEKGVVLRPLGNVIYLTPPYIISDSSLEKVFAAIRETLSEISLGK
- the bioB gene encoding biotin synthase BioB, encoding MSATLKTAEKIFSEVPSVITKEEGFEILNGSVPLTSVLDRAFQERNRYFGNKVRIHILDNIKNGYCPEDCGYCAQRKNANSGVQEYPMKSEEEIYEDAVKAKENGAYRFCMVTSGTGPNRPTTERLANTIRKITDELGMKVCLSAGLLDEDKAQLLKAAGLDRYNHNLNTSENHYPEICDTHTYAQRAETLGSVSKAGIGMCSGVIVGMGETLRDIVDVAFELKSFRVISIPVNFFIPVKGHAIKNPSVLTPELCVRILSVFRLVNPDSEIRIAAGREGHLRSLSATALFAANSLFSAGYLNVKGSEMTETISMIRDAGFVPELADGGILPEDSETESLYAEKNFPDLYKFKKD
- a CDS encoding GDSL-type esterase/lipase family protein: MVRYFSALSLLLFFSSCSILIKKSYTDYSSSNFECWAGVGYRSSEKFAQYRSLWSTMRNIYREDNQRIKTANVVFVGNSLIQLFPNEILTREFPGAVNRGIGGDMTELLLERLDEDVIVLNPKAIVLEIGGNDLIQGKCLDGIESNLVRILDHLTKALPNTKIVVLGIPPVRTQSLNSVSPVINLSWVSIIQSYKNVVFLDTWQWLREKDRPALRQEFWLEQDKIHLNENAYKIWVQKLKPILQPYL
- the serB gene encoding phosphoserine phosphatase SerB, producing MLLILTQNPYEIRKELLLGIGGFASLKPEETFSLSSAPIRAQGEWSCIEWNVGRKLEASELIALRALFSKKNSDLLQIDSLLNPKEKSFFAFDMDSTLIRQEVIDELARLAGVYEEVASVTREAMEGNLDFHEALQKRCAHLKGLSSSIFSDLYNRLEPNVGVETLLRGLKEKKSRTAVFSGGFTDILELFQKDFGIDEIYANVLAREDGHLTGTVTGDIVDKNKKLEYLKTIRDREGIAHKQVVAVGDGANDALMLNEAGIGIGFHAKDGLKKLIVNWVDFAPMDVLLLLFS
- the mutS gene encoding DNA mismatch repair protein MutS; amino-acid sequence: MSLETTGTSAEYWSDLADALNTPMMKQFLAIKKDFPDTILFFRMGDFYEMFLEDAKVASSILDIALTKRQNAVPMCGIPYHSKDNYISRLLNAGKKIAICEQSKPDEPGSKLMTRDVVRIITPGTVIEENLLSGFQNNYLAVLHLKKSLIYFAMADFSTGEVFYSSASITGIERLVAELEKFRPSEICVPKSEHSFFQELEYFKNREFTFLKDQEIASEKDPFQILSVYLNEYIRETYRDNKLVLREPRILSSGKFLEMDRETILNLELVENEKEKNHTLYSIFNFCNTPKGKRLLKQRILFPECDAAVLYSRWEKQDILLKTILAPFVSALRDVGDLERILTRFRGNHAYPRDFRSILNSIATGMKLKAELETLSYPFLIPSKELQTLSDFIAERLHPGDDLPVILGNGPFLKTGFSAKLDKAREAGVKGKDWILDLEAEEKKRTGLNTLKIRYNKIVGYFIEISRVQAEQAPKDYLKKQTLVGSERFTTPKLEEIERTILEADEIIQEIERTEFNRMVEEVLQYSSALLSFSEEIGDLDFQISALTAKDKFGWIRPQLSDDRSLDLGDSRHPVVEATLPPGQEFIPNSVYLDTQDKAIAVLTGPNMAGKSTFMRQIALNQILFQMGAFVPAKSARLPIVDKLFTRIGAGDNLTAGESTFFVEMKETANILNHYTEDSLILFDEVGRGTSTYDGMSIAWSILEYLSSLPVRPKTIFATHYHELTELSRLGGIFNLYLETLEKDDKVLFLRKVKIGKAKKSFGIYVAKIAGVPEPIVKRAAELLTDLESKKKEIKIQEAQPSLFAEPEPKSAPSETETSILKLKLEEMTPIEALKTLEDFQKKLRKQK